One Micromonospora sp. FIMYZ51 genomic window carries:
- a CDS encoding Atu4866 domain-containing protein translates to MASSGAKRQSKKPYLGTMVSGACLVPLLGACTAEHDAARDGGQQSPPATALHIPTSPVPTDAGASHPYVGMWVTADGHIRQMLLPDGRYDEARGERESAYTGSYRVVGTRIEYVDDTGFSADGTFDGDVLRHAGYVFYREGSDAHREASAEPR, encoded by the coding sequence ATGGCGAGTTCGGGAGCGAAGAGACAGTCGAAGAAGCCCTACCTCGGGACCATGGTCAGCGGGGCGTGCCTTGTCCCGCTGCTCGGCGCGTGCACCGCCGAGCACGATGCGGCGCGGGACGGCGGGCAGCAGTCGCCGCCCGCGACCGCGCTGCACATCCCGACGTCACCGGTGCCGACCGACGCCGGGGCGTCCCATCCGTACGTCGGGATGTGGGTGACGGCCGACGGCCACATCCGGCAGATGCTGCTGCCCGACGGTCGCTACGACGAGGCCCGGGGCGAGCGGGAGAGCGCATACACCGGCTCCTACCGGGTCGTCGGGACCCGGATCGAGTACGTCGACGACACCGGTTTCAGCGCCGACGGCACCTTCGACGGGGACGTACTGCGCCACGCGGGATACGTCTTCTACCGCGAGGGCAGCGACGCGCACCGGGAAGCGAGCGCGGAACCACGATGA
- a CDS encoding LacI family DNA-binding transcriptional regulator: protein MATLSDVARRAGVSPATASRVINGSSKPVTDELRERVLQAVAELQYVPNAHAQLLARSHRGAVGVIVHDVSDPYFSEITRGLQRVATDQGRLLMICNSYRDPDRELEYVELLRGHQVAAIILAGSGYHAAEFTRLLNGKLTAYEATGGRVAVIGRHEHSGDAVMPDNRGGARLLGEEICRLGHERIGVVAGPRVLTTTTDRLTGLREAFAEHGRELPEHRIRYAEFDRDSGAAATAALLDAEPGLTAIAALNDSMAIGALSLLRSRGVPVPDRLSVFGFDDMPMARDVTPALTTVRLPLVEMGARAMALALDAGGAGPRVASLAAELVRRDSTGPVPAAR from the coding sequence GTGGCGACGCTGTCCGATGTGGCCCGGCGGGCGGGGGTCTCACCCGCCACGGCATCGCGCGTGATCAACGGCAGCAGCAAACCGGTCACCGACGAGCTGCGCGAACGGGTGCTCCAGGCCGTCGCCGAGTTGCAGTACGTGCCGAACGCCCACGCCCAACTGCTGGCCCGCTCGCACCGCGGCGCGGTCGGCGTCATCGTGCACGACGTCTCCGACCCGTACTTTTCCGAGATCACCCGGGGCCTGCAACGGGTCGCCACCGATCAGGGTCGACTGCTGATGATCTGCAACAGCTACCGCGACCCGGACCGGGAACTGGAGTACGTCGAGCTGCTACGCGGGCACCAGGTCGCCGCGATCATCCTCGCCGGTTCCGGTTACCACGCCGCCGAGTTCACCCGGCTGCTCAACGGCAAGCTGACCGCGTACGAGGCCACCGGCGGGCGGGTCGCGGTGATCGGCCGCCACGAGCACTCCGGCGACGCGGTGATGCCGGACAATCGGGGCGGCGCCCGGCTGCTCGGCGAGGAGATCTGCCGGCTCGGGCACGAGCGGATCGGCGTGGTGGCCGGGCCACGGGTGCTGACCACCACCACCGACCGGCTCACCGGGCTGCGTGAGGCGTTCGCCGAGCACGGCCGGGAACTACCGGAACACCGCATCCGGTACGCCGAGTTCGACCGCGACAGCGGTGCCGCCGCCACCGCCGCGCTGCTCGACGCGGAGCCCGGGTTGACCGCGATCGCGGCGCTTAACGACTCGATGGCCATCGGCGCGCTGTCCTTGCTGCGTTCCCGAGGGGTGCCGGTGCCCGACCGGCTCAGCGTGTTCGGCTTCGACGACATGCCGATGGCGCGCGACGTGACCCCGGCGCTGACCACCGTCCGGCTGCCCCTGGTCGAGATGGGTGCCCGGGCGATGGCCCTCGCCCTCGACGCCGGTGGCGCCGGCCCCCGGGTGGCCTCGCTCGCCGCCGAACTGGTCCGCCGCGACAGCACCGGCCCGGTACCCGCCGCCCGCTGA
- a CDS encoding class I SAM-dependent methyltransferase, protein MDRHASEIVAYYTFRYREDQRLGARPQARLERTRTLELLRQALPAPPASILDVGGGPGEYARALVALGYRVRLLDLVPAHVAQARAGQPGVAAEVADARALPEEDDSYDATLLLGPLYHLLDRADRCRALTEAVRVTRPGGRVLAAAISRFAGPLDFAATGRLDDRMVDEARVLLTNGANDPSIGFTHAYFHRVEELVDECRTAGLADITVDGIEGPAWIAAEAAAHGPMAQTVFDAALRLARVYRREPALVAASAHLLAQGTVPDHPPQTGRNTPDPRP, encoded by the coding sequence GTGGACCGACATGCCAGCGAGATCGTCGCGTACTACACGTTCCGCTACCGGGAGGACCAGCGCCTCGGCGCACGACCGCAGGCCCGGCTGGAACGGACGCGAACCCTGGAACTGCTACGCCAGGCACTGCCCGCGCCACCGGCGTCGATCCTGGACGTCGGTGGCGGCCCCGGCGAGTACGCCCGCGCCCTCGTCGCGCTGGGCTACCGCGTACGCCTGCTCGACCTGGTGCCCGCCCACGTCGCCCAGGCCCGCGCCGGCCAGCCCGGCGTGGCGGCGGAGGTCGCGGACGCCCGCGCGCTGCCCGAGGAGGACGACAGCTACGACGCCACGCTGCTGCTCGGCCCGCTCTACCACCTGCTGGACCGCGCCGACCGGTGCCGGGCCCTCACCGAGGCGGTACGCGTCACCCGCCCCGGCGGTCGGGTGCTCGCCGCCGCGATCTCGCGATTCGCCGGCCCGCTCGACTTCGCCGCCACCGGTCGACTCGACGACCGGATGGTCGACGAAGCCCGGGTGCTGCTGACCAACGGCGCCAACGACCCGAGCATCGGCTTCACCCACGCCTACTTCCACCGCGTCGAGGAACTCGTCGACGAGTGCCGCACGGCCGGCCTGGCCGACATCACCGTCGACGGGATCGAGGGACCGGCGTGGATCGCCGCCGAGGCGGCGGCGCACGGTCCGATGGCGCAGACCGTGTTCGACGCCGCGCTGCGCCTCGCCCGCGTCTACCGGCGGGAGCCGGCGCTGGTCGCGGCCAGCGCGCATCTGCTCGCCCAGGGGACGGTTCCCGACCACCCGCCGCAAACCGGACGCAACACCCCCGACCCGCGGCCGTGA
- a CDS encoding Gfo/Idh/MocA family oxidoreductase has protein sequence MTRRSIGIIVNGVTGRMGYRQHLVRSLLAIRESGGVALPDGTTAWPHLVLVGRSETKLREIAERHGLDDWTTDLTAALARDDVQVYFDAQVTQQREKAIRQAIEAGKHIYTEKPLAEDTAAALDLARAARAAGVRTGVVQDKLFLPGLRKLKRLLDGGFFGQVLSVRGEFGYWVFEGDWQAAQRPSWNYRAEDGGGIVVDMFPHWHYVLAELFGEVRAVSATIATHVPRRVDEAGRSYQATADDAAYAVFELAGGVIAQLNSSWAVRVYRDELVEFQVDGTEGSAVAGLRRCRVQHRAVTPKPVWNPDLPVTEDFRSQWTEVPDNEDFDNGFKVQWEAFLRHVAVGEPFRWDFLAGARGVQLAELGLVSAREGRRVEVPELSL, from the coding sequence ATGACCCGCAGGTCGATCGGCATCATCGTGAACGGCGTCACCGGCCGGATGGGATACCGGCAACATCTGGTGCGCTCCCTGCTGGCCATCCGTGAGTCCGGCGGCGTGGCGCTGCCCGACGGCACCACCGCCTGGCCGCACCTGGTCCTGGTCGGACGCAGCGAGACCAAGCTGCGCGAGATCGCCGAACGGCACGGCCTGGACGACTGGACCACCGACCTGACCGCCGCGCTGGCCCGCGACGACGTGCAGGTCTACTTCGACGCCCAGGTCACCCAGCAGCGGGAGAAGGCCATCCGGCAGGCGATCGAGGCCGGCAAGCACATCTACACCGAGAAGCCCCTGGCCGAGGACACCGCAGCCGCCCTCGACCTGGCTCGGGCGGCCCGCGCCGCCGGGGTCCGCACCGGCGTGGTGCAGGACAAGCTCTTTCTGCCCGGGCTGCGCAAGCTCAAGCGGCTGCTCGACGGCGGCTTCTTCGGCCAGGTGCTCTCGGTGCGGGGAGAGTTCGGCTACTGGGTCTTCGAGGGCGACTGGCAGGCCGCCCAACGTCCATCGTGGAACTACCGGGCCGAGGACGGCGGCGGCATCGTGGTGGACATGTTCCCGCACTGGCACTACGTGCTGGCGGAACTCTTCGGCGAGGTACGGGCGGTCTCCGCGACCATCGCCACGCACGTCCCGCGCCGCGTCGACGAGGCCGGCCGGTCCTACCAGGCCACCGCCGACGACGCCGCGTACGCGGTCTTCGAGCTGGCCGGTGGCGTCATCGCCCAGCTCAACTCGTCCTGGGCGGTGCGGGTGTACCGCGACGAACTTGTCGAGTTCCAGGTCGACGGCACCGAGGGCAGCGCGGTGGCCGGGTTGCGGCGCTGCCGGGTGCAGCACCGGGCGGTCACCCCGAAGCCGGTGTGGAATCCGGACCTGCCGGTGACCGAGGACTTCCGCTCGCAGTGGACCGAGGTGCCGGACAACGAGGACTTCGACAACGGCTTCAAGGTGCAGTGGGAGGCGTTCCTGCGGCACGTCGCGGTCGGCGAACCGTTCCGGTGGGACTTCCTGGCCGGTGCCCGTGGCGTGCAACTGGCCGAGCTGGGCCTGGTCTCGGCCCGGGAGGGCCGCCGCGTCGAGGTGCCGGAGCTGTCGCTGTGA
- a CDS encoding dihydrodipicolinate synthase family protein, whose translation MSAAEVTLPGGRRLRLRGGAGHPRPDRPPHSRIAYAAAHVVADPAADNTPGTPATLDWDRTLAFRRHLWSYGLGVAEAMDTAQRGMGLDYPATRELIRRSAAEARAAGGRIVAGVTTDQLPAGPASLTEVTAAYREQLDDVQAAGAVPVLMCSRHLAAVAGGPEDYLRVYDDLLTAADRPVVLHWLGPMFDPALTGYWGSTDLDLAADTVVELLKAHASRVDGIKMSLLDAGREVALRRRLPAGVRLYTGDDFNYPELIRGDEQGHSDALLGVFAAIAPAASAALAALDRGDLTAYDEIFAPTVPLARHLFAAPTWYYKTGIVFLAWLAGHQDHFTMVGGLQSGRSPAHLATLLTLADAAGLLPDAELAAARARAFFAVAGVTQ comes from the coding sequence GTGAGCGCCGCCGAGGTGACCCTGCCCGGCGGCCGGCGACTGCGGCTGCGCGGTGGCGCCGGCCATCCCCGGCCCGACCGCCCGCCGCACAGCCGCATCGCGTACGCCGCCGCACACGTGGTGGCCGACCCGGCGGCCGACAACACCCCGGGCACCCCGGCCACCCTCGACTGGGACCGTACCCTGGCCTTCCGTCGGCACCTCTGGTCGTACGGCCTCGGCGTGGCCGAGGCGATGGACACCGCGCAGCGCGGCATGGGCCTGGACTACCCGGCCACCCGCGAGCTGATCCGGCGCAGCGCGGCCGAGGCGCGGGCGGCCGGTGGCCGGATCGTCGCCGGGGTCACCACCGACCAGCTGCCGGCCGGCCCGGCCAGCCTCACCGAGGTCACCGCCGCGTACCGCGAGCAGCTCGACGACGTGCAGGCCGCCGGGGCGGTGCCGGTGCTGATGTGCAGCCGTCACCTGGCCGCCGTGGCCGGCGGACCCGAGGACTACCTGCGGGTCTACGACGACCTGCTGACCGCCGCCGACCGGCCGGTGGTGCTGCACTGGCTCGGGCCGATGTTCGACCCGGCGCTGACCGGCTACTGGGGCAGCACCGACCTGGACCTGGCCGCCGACACCGTCGTCGAACTGCTCAAGGCCCATGCGTCCCGGGTCGACGGGATCAAGATGTCGCTGCTCGACGCCGGCCGCGAGGTGGCGTTGCGCCGCCGGCTGCCGGCCGGGGTACGCCTCTACACCGGCGACGACTTCAACTACCCGGAGCTGATCCGGGGCGACGAGCAGGGCCACTCCGACGCGCTGCTCGGGGTCTTCGCCGCCATCGCGCCGGCCGCCTCGGCCGCGCTGGCCGCCCTCGACCGGGGCGACCTGACCGCGTACGACGAGATCTTCGCGCCCACCGTGCCGCTGGCCCGGCACCTGTTCGCCGCGCCCACCTGGTACTACAAGACCGGGATCGTCTTCCTCGCCTGGCTGGCCGGGCACCAGGACCACTTCACCATGGTCGGCGGGTTGCAGTCCGGCCGGTCACCGGCGCACCTGGCCACCCTGCTCACCCTGGCCGACGCGGCCGGTCTGCTGCCCGACGCCGAACTGGCCGCCGCCCGGGCGCGGGCGTTCTTCGCCGTCGCGGGGGTGACCCAGTGA
- a CDS encoding sugar phosphate isomerase/epimerase family protein, with protein sequence MTDQALRRFSFNQATAQHWALPDVVAGCVAAGVPGIGLWREPVAEYGLERAAKLVRDAGLTVTTLCRGGFFTAEDWREQNLRAIDEAATLGAPVLVLVSGGLPAGSKDIDGARARVADAIAELAPHADAAGVRLAIEPLHPMFSADRCVIATLGQALDIAERFDPGVVGVVVDAYHVWWDDTVYAQIARAGEWIASFQVCDWITPLPAGVLLGRALPGDGCIELRRLRAAVDAAGYTGPIEVEVFNAEVWSRPGDEILTASITAYLREVV encoded by the coding sequence GTGACCGACCAGGCGCTGCGCCGGTTCTCCTTCAACCAGGCCACCGCGCAGCACTGGGCGCTGCCCGACGTGGTCGCCGGCTGTGTGGCCGCCGGTGTGCCCGGTATCGGCCTGTGGCGGGAGCCGGTCGCCGAATACGGCCTCGAGCGCGCCGCCAAGCTGGTACGCGACGCCGGGCTGACCGTGACCACGCTGTGCCGGGGCGGGTTCTTCACCGCCGAGGACTGGCGGGAGCAGAACCTGCGCGCCATCGACGAGGCGGCCACCCTCGGCGCGCCGGTGCTGGTGCTGGTCTCCGGCGGCCTGCCGGCCGGCAGCAAGGACATCGACGGCGCCCGGGCCCGGGTCGCCGACGCCATCGCCGAGCTGGCGCCGCACGCCGACGCCGCCGGGGTGCGGCTCGCCATCGAGCCGCTGCACCCGATGTTCAGCGCCGACCGCTGCGTGATCGCCACCCTCGGCCAGGCGCTCGACATCGCCGAACGGTTCGACCCCGGCGTGGTCGGCGTCGTCGTGGACGCCTACCACGTGTGGTGGGACGACACGGTGTACGCGCAGATCGCCCGCGCGGGGGAGTGGATCGCCTCGTTCCAGGTCTGCGACTGGATCACCCCGCTGCCGGCGGGGGTGCTGCTCGGTCGGGCCCTGCCCGGCGACGGCTGCATCGAACTGCGCCGGCTGCGCGCGGCGGTCGACGCGGCCGGCTACACCGGCCCGATCGAGGTCGAGGTCTTCAACGCCGAGGTGTGGTCGCGCCCCGGCGATGAGATCCTCACCGCCTCGATCACCGCCTACCTCCGCGAGGTCGTTTGA
- a CDS encoding 5'-3' exonuclease translates to MLVDAPSLYFRAYFGIPESAAKTAEGQPVNAVRGFLDMLAHLIRTRQPGRMVCAMDHDWRPDWRVALLPSYKAHRVAPEGGEVVPDTLTPQVPMLLDVLDALGITVTGAAGYEADDVLGTLSVTQPGPVEVVSGDRDLFQLVDDARGVRLLYVGRGVAKLEDCDDAAVRARYGVPADRYAEFAALRGDPSDGLPGVAGVGEKTAARLVDRYGDIPGILAALDDPGSGFAPGLRAKLTAARDYLAVAPKVVRVALDVPLPALPTELPTAPADPDRLIELAERWNLAGSTRRLVDALASRAG, encoded by the coding sequence ATGCTCGTCGACGCGCCCAGTCTCTACTTCCGGGCCTACTTCGGCATTCCCGAGTCCGCCGCGAAGACCGCCGAGGGCCAGCCCGTCAACGCCGTACGCGGCTTCCTCGACATGCTCGCCCACCTGATCCGCACCCGGCAACCGGGCCGGATGGTGTGCGCGATGGACCACGACTGGCGACCGGACTGGCGGGTCGCGCTGCTGCCGTCGTACAAGGCGCACCGGGTGGCACCGGAGGGCGGCGAGGTGGTACCGGACACCCTCACCCCGCAGGTGCCGATGCTCCTCGACGTGCTCGACGCGCTGGGGATCACCGTGACCGGCGCGGCCGGCTACGAGGCCGACGACGTGCTCGGCACCCTCTCGGTCACCCAGCCCGGCCCGGTGGAGGTGGTCTCCGGCGACCGCGACCTGTTCCAGCTCGTGGACGACGCCCGCGGGGTACGCCTGCTCTACGTCGGGCGGGGCGTGGCCAAGCTGGAGGACTGCGACGACGCCGCGGTGCGCGCCCGTTACGGCGTACCGGCCGACCGGTACGCCGAGTTCGCCGCCCTGCGCGGCGACCCCAGCGACGGCCTGCCGGGGGTGGCCGGCGTCGGCGAGAAGACCGCCGCCCGGCTGGTCGACCGCTACGGCGACATCCCCGGCATCCTCGCCGCCCTGGACGACCCGGGCTCCGGCTTCGCGCCCGGACTGCGCGCCAAGCTCACTGCCGCGCGAGACTACCTCGCGGTGGCGCCGAAGGTGGTCCGGGTCGCGCTGGACGTACCACTGCCGGCGCTGCCCACCGAACTGCCGACGGCACCCGCCGACCCGGACCGGCTCATCGAGCTGGCCGAACGCTGGAACCTCGCCGGCTCCACCCGCCGCCTGGTCGACGCCCTGGCCAGCCGTGCCGGCTAG
- a CDS encoding VOC family protein: MPLPTPLTLTQVNLDTPDPAALARFYVRLLGWEIADEQPDDVILRNPDGGVGLSFQRERAYARPTWPAEPGRQQMSMHLEIGVTDLTAALEHALACGATLADYQPQEDVRVCLDPDGHPFCLWLIG, encoded by the coding sequence ATGCCCCTGCCCACCCCGCTGACGCTCACCCAGGTCAACCTGGACACCCCGGACCCGGCCGCGCTGGCCCGCTTCTACGTGCGGCTGCTCGGCTGGGAGATCGCGGACGAGCAGCCCGACGACGTGATCCTGCGCAACCCCGACGGCGGGGTCGGGCTCTCCTTCCAGCGGGAGCGGGCGTACGCCCGCCCGACCTGGCCGGCCGAGCCGGGCCGGCAGCAGATGTCGATGCACCTGGAGATCGGCGTGACGGATCTGACCGCTGCCCTGGAGCACGCGTTGGCCTGTGGCGCCACCCTGGCCGACTACCAGCCGCAGGAGGACGTCCGGGTCTGCCTCGACCCGGACGGCCACCCGTTCTGCCTCTGGCTGATCGGTTGA
- a CDS encoding DinB family protein: MADLGDPKAALHHYLQAMRDNLIWKLDGLSEREARLPRTATGNNLLGVLKHCLNVEAGYFGPTFGREFPMPEELVPMQAFEEDPQADWYAREGETKDGLIDLYRRVGVFADQTIEQLPLDAPGQVPWWRPGERDVTLHRIIIHVTCDLARHAGHADIMREQHDRAIGLRRGNSGVPHDYDWPAYVTRLTKLADRFG, encoded by the coding sequence ATGGCTGATCTGGGCGACCCCAAGGCTGCGCTGCACCACTACCTCCAGGCGATGCGCGACAACCTGATCTGGAAGCTCGACGGGCTGAGCGAACGCGAGGCGCGACTGCCCCGCACCGCGACCGGCAACAATCTGCTGGGAGTCCTCAAGCACTGCCTCAATGTCGAAGCCGGCTACTTCGGGCCTACCTTCGGGCGTGAGTTCCCGATGCCTGAGGAACTGGTCCCCATGCAGGCGTTCGAGGAGGACCCGCAGGCAGACTGGTACGCGCGGGAGGGCGAGACGAAGGATGGGCTGATCGACCTTTATCGCCGTGTCGGGGTGTTCGCGGATCAGACGATCGAACAGCTGCCCCTTGACGCGCCAGGGCAGGTGCCGTGGTGGCGTCCAGGCGAAAGGGACGTGACGCTGCACAGGATCATCATCCACGTGACCTGCGACCTCGCCCGTCACGCCGGTCACGCGGACATCATGCGCGAGCAGCACGACAGGGCGATCGGCTTGCGGCGGGGGAACTCCGGCGTCCCCCACGACTACGACTGGCCGGCGTACGTCACCAGGCTGACGAAGCTCGCTGACCGGTTCGGTTAG
- a CDS encoding TetR/AcrR family transcriptional regulator, whose product MISRAESAAATRRALLDAAAELLDSGGLDAVTLRAVGARAGVTRGAPYRHFLDKESLLIAVGTRAWDTLGDRMQALRAQPGLSAAEKMRGGLLALIDIGRFQPHLYKLMFSNPPGDPTALARAAQRSQTEFLAVVADLVGEQDARRYAALLISSANGIAGLEASGQLADPKWGGVSAEDLTDTLVDMIAGKNRHV is encoded by the coding sequence ATGATCAGCCGTGCCGAATCAGCCGCTGCCACCCGTCGCGCCCTGCTCGACGCGGCCGCTGAGCTGCTCGATTCCGGTGGCCTCGACGCCGTGACGTTGCGCGCGGTGGGGGCCCGCGCCGGAGTGACCCGCGGAGCGCCCTACCGGCACTTCCTCGACAAGGAGAGCCTGCTGATCGCCGTCGGGACCCGGGCATGGGACACGCTCGGAGACCGCATGCAGGCGCTTCGCGCGCAACCGGGCCTGTCGGCCGCCGAAAAGATGCGCGGCGGCCTCCTTGCGCTCATCGACATCGGCCGCTTTCAGCCACACCTCTACAAGCTCATGTTCAGCAACCCGCCCGGCGACCCCACCGCACTCGCCCGGGCCGCCCAGCGAAGCCAGACCGAGTTCCTGGCCGTCGTCGCCGACCTGGTGGGCGAGCAGGACGCCCGCCGATACGCGGCCCTGCTCATCAGCAGCGCGAACGGGATCGCCGGCCTGGAAGCCAGTGGCCAGCTCGCCGACCCGAAGTGGGGAGGCGTCTCCGCCGAAGACCTCACCGACACCCTCGTCGACATGATCGCCGGCAAGAACCGGCACGTCTGA
- a CDS encoding SDR family oxidoreductase, whose protein sequence is MTTSSETRELVIVTGASTGMGAATARELARRGFHVLAGVRRNSDGTRLRADHIEPVTLDITDPDHVAALAARVERGPQPLRALVNNAGVPGAGPVEVMPLSEWRRIFEVNLFGHVAVTQALLPALLRGKGRVVNISSLNGKISMAGYGPYAASKFAMEAMSDALRNELAPHGVQVVVVEPGGVKTEMSRVGLAALSRLDEAMTPEQNARYGTLMQAIPAHVAAFTEAGVTSDVAAKRIARAVTDARPRTRYTIGATAAFLIRASRILPDRVLDRMTTSDLRKHYPPQNRDRTTAAW, encoded by the coding sequence ATGACAACGTCATCTGAAACTCGGGAACTCGTGATCGTGACCGGGGCATCGACCGGCATGGGTGCAGCCACCGCGCGGGAACTGGCTCGGCGGGGCTTCCATGTCCTCGCCGGCGTACGGCGCAACAGCGACGGGACGCGCCTGCGGGCCGACCACATCGAGCCGGTGACCCTCGACATCACCGACCCCGACCACGTCGCCGCGCTCGCCGCACGTGTCGAGCGGGGTCCGCAGCCGCTGCGGGCGCTGGTCAACAACGCCGGCGTCCCTGGCGCCGGCCCGGTCGAGGTGATGCCGCTCAGCGAATGGCGGCGCATCTTCGAGGTGAACCTCTTCGGCCACGTCGCCGTCACCCAGGCCCTGCTTCCCGCGCTGTTACGCGGCAAGGGGCGCGTCGTCAACATCAGCTCCCTCAACGGCAAGATCTCGATGGCCGGCTACGGACCGTACGCCGCAAGCAAGTTCGCGATGGAGGCGATGAGCGACGCGCTGCGCAACGAGTTGGCTCCCCACGGCGTGCAGGTGGTGGTGGTCGAACCGGGCGGCGTCAAAACCGAGATGTCCCGCGTCGGCCTCGCCGCCCTCAGCCGCCTCGACGAAGCGATGACACCCGAGCAGAACGCGCGCTACGGCACTCTGATGCAGGCGATACCCGCCCACGTGGCGGCGTTCACCGAGGCCGGCGTGACCTCCGACGTCGCCGCGAAGAGAATCGCCAGAGCGGTGACCGACGCCAGGCCCCGCACCCGTTACACCATCGGCGCGACGGCTGCCTTCCTCATCCGGGCCTCCCGCATCCTTCCCGACCGGGTGCTCGACCGGATGACAACCTCCGACCTCCGCAAGCACTACCCGCCCCAGAACCGGGACCGAACGACCGCTGCATGGTGA
- a CDS encoding DUF4037 domain-containing protein — MSFLPGLELSRRFHAEVVAPVLDQEFPGLRYAAGRLDGGSELLGLDTPRSSDHDWGCRVQLFVGPADVHRAEQVVAAVDAALPATFLGLPTRFAGAEDVLLGVAGEDGVRHGVTVHELGAWFQGRLGFDPARGVSTPDWLAVPTQRLAELTGGAVFHDGLDGALTRARTTLRWYPDDVWRYVLAAAWTRVAQAEHLPGRCAEVGDEVGSRMVTAGLARDLMRIGLLTRRCWPPYDKWLGSVFGRLPEAAPVTAALADALGPGEWPRRQAGLVEALEAVAAWTDRAGLAEPVRARAVPFHTRPFLVLHAGRVATGLRSAITDGRLRARPLTGAVDQFVHSVDVLTHPERARRVADALNEADTIGYRDPNER; from the coding sequence GTGAGCTTCCTGCCCGGTCTGGAGCTGTCCCGGCGCTTTCACGCCGAGGTGGTCGCGCCCGTGCTCGACCAGGAGTTTCCCGGCCTCCGGTACGCCGCCGGGCGCCTCGACGGCGGCTCGGAGCTGCTCGGCCTGGACACGCCCCGGTCGAGCGACCACGACTGGGGCTGCCGGGTGCAGCTGTTCGTCGGTCCGGCCGACGTGCACCGGGCCGAGCAGGTGGTGGCCGCCGTGGACGCCGCGCTGCCGGCCACGTTTCTCGGCCTGCCGACCCGTTTCGCCGGGGCCGAGGACGTGCTGCTGGGCGTGGCGGGGGAGGACGGTGTCCGGCACGGGGTGACGGTGCACGAACTGGGCGCCTGGTTCCAGGGCCGGCTGGGCTTCGATCCGGCGCGGGGAGTGTCCACGCCGGACTGGCTGGCGGTGCCGACCCAGCGGCTGGCGGAGCTGACCGGCGGTGCGGTCTTCCATGACGGCCTCGACGGTGCGCTCACCCGAGCCCGTACGACCCTGCGGTGGTATCCCGATGACGTGTGGCGGTACGTGTTGGCCGCCGCGTGGACCAGGGTGGCGCAGGCCGAGCATCTGCCGGGTCGGTGCGCCGAGGTCGGCGACGAGGTGGGCAGCCGGATGGTGACCGCCGGTCTCGCCCGCGACCTGATGCGCATCGGCCTGCTGACGCGGCGCTGCTGGCCGCCGTACGACAAGTGGCTGGGCAGTGTGTTCGGTCGGCTGCCGGAGGCGGCGCCGGTGACGGCGGCGCTGGCCGATGCCCTCGGTCCCGGCGAGTGGCCGCGGCGGCAGGCGGGCCTGGTCGAGGCTCTGGAGGCGGTGGCGGCCTGGACGGACCGGGCCGGACTCGCCGAGCCGGTACGGGCCCGGGCGGTCCCGTTCCACACCCGTCCGTTCCTGGTGTTGCACGCCGGCCGGGTCGCCACCGGGTTGCGGTCGGCGATCACCGACGGACGGCTGCGGGCGCGTCCGCTGACCGGGGCGGTCGACCAGTTCGTGCACAGCGTGGACGTACTCACCCATCCCGAGCGGGCCCGCCGGGTGGCCGACGCGCTCAACGAGGCGGACACCATCGGCTACCGCGACCCAAACGAGCGTTAA